Part of the Narcine bancroftii isolate sNarBan1 unplaced genomic scaffold, sNarBan1.hap1 Scaffold_623, whole genome shotgun sequence genome is shown below.
tatatccacATTCGTCATCTTTTCTTGTAGTaacatacatttctgaaacaaatcccTTTTTGCCCTTATCAACAATAAATTTCTCAAAGTTCATTTAACCAAAATATTCTAACAAATAAATCTTGCACTTGATAATATGCATATAAAGTGTTTGTGATAcaccaaacttctctctaagtAGAACCATCTCCCTGGGGGGGACAGGGTTCAGAGCCATTCCTTTTGTCCACAACCCTCCTTCTCCAAGAgggtcaggtcacccctcattctccagcATGCTCCAAGGGAGAAAGAGCATCTGAATTCCTCCCCAACTCCAAAAGCTCAGCAGGACTGAGACCTTCCACAACACAAACGAGACTTCATCCCCCAAGACATCTCATGGAGTGGAAGGAGCCCCTTGCTTCATTGCTAAACGCTGTTGAGTCGCCACACCAGCAACGCTTTCCAGCACCTTGATCTGGGATTGTTGGTGGTGggatgggttgggggggaggtgggaaaagATGGAACAGGTTCCATAATCCGGTGTTGTAGGGTGTGGAAGGGCGATTCTGTCTCACAGTGGGAGAGATCGCATTCTGGGGTGAGGGGAGAGCTCTTTACCATTCCTGTTGGAAGAGctaccttccctcccactcccgaAGACTGCTCTCCCCAAGATACCTCACCCGCGCCCCACGCCAATTCCTCGATCCTTTTTTCATCTCTCACCCAATACCACACTCCCGGTTCCTCAGTGCCTtccatcccctcccaccccagcccTCCAGCTCAACCCTacttctgatccaatctccctctgCCTGTGGTGCACCCCGATATTTTCATTCTGCCCTCCACATAACCTCCACtgctacagaccccatccctgtatccctgCCCAAGCCACTGCTCTCTCGCACCTGCCTAGAAAGCGCCTTGCATTCAGGATGGAGAGAGGGTGTTAAATGTGGCCTCAATTCTCTCCGGCCACACcgggtgaaggatggtgctggaggaGGCTCTGTCTCAGTAGTGGAGCCGGTGACAGGATCTCTATCTCAGCCATGGGCCCTGGGCGCTTCCAAACACAACGCCGTTGATCAGAGAGGGTCCCTGGAATGTTCCCTCATGTGGGCCTCATTGCCCTTCCAGGAGAGACATCCTACTTGTGCTGCTCTGGCGTGGTGCAGCTCAGCTATGGCAACACATCAGCAGTTGCCCCACTCTGTGACATCATCTCCCCATCTGTGTCACCTCCCCTCTttgtgacaccactagtgtaatggccAGGGACATCCAGCTATTtcaatcctcctcaattttcccAAGTGAGGGCTGGGGAGGGGTAGTTCAACTTGTATATGTTACTTGAGTTGTTATCTCTTCTACCTCCTtgatatttgattccattttgcGGACACTTTAGTTGACTATTTTATTGACATTGCCTGTAATCTCCCTtcataagtgacatgatttttatttatcccaattgatcttatacccaaaGATCTCCCCATTGTCCTCCAGAGTGGAGCGCTACTTGGGCAACGAGTGTGTCAGGTCTGTCAGATCTGTCAGAACatctcagcaaataaattgaattTATGCTCTTCCTGCCCTGTTCTGAAAATTTTAATgactgaatcctggcaaatggccacgGCTGATGACCCCATGGCTAAACAAAAATTGCGCTGGAGATAGCGGGAAACCCTGCCTTGCATGATCTTTTCAGTGGGAAGGCTCAGGTAATTTGTCCATTGGCCACAAACTTAGCCTTGGGCGCAGGTGAAACACCCTTATccaatgtagaaaagttggccaCAGCCCCAATTTTCCCAGCACTTAAATAATTCTCCCACTCTAATTTGTGTGAGAAACACAGCTCActgattaaataattttgaaGTCAATAGGTGAAGCGATATAACCTTTTTATTCAACGTTCTTGCAAGAGCGGGTCTCCTTCAGAAAGGCACACACACTGCTATTCaacaacctttttttctacatttctttgtgttaataACCACTCCTCCGTTAGTTTAATTGGTTAGTTCACTGAGTAATTGATAAGTACGTTTAACCTATCAAAAGATGTTCCTCTCCTTGTATTGAAGCCCGCCCTAGTTtccatctcccactcaccttATTTCACTACCCCCTACCTTTATTTCTTCTCATCCTTATCTGGTATGATGCCCAGTTCTTTCGCAATTTTTTTGGTATCATTTTGGCTTTCTCTGCAATTTTTTGCAGGAAGTGACCTTCCTTGGTATTCTAGCAGAccgcaaccccccaccccccaccctccccttaaGGTACCCATCGGCTTTCTCTGGGCAGCCATATTAACTCTCgagaaacaggcctttggctACTTTCCACAATCCCGCCCCTCCTTTTTTATTTATTCTACTGTTTCTTCATCACTGGAGATAGAACCATAAAATGCCTCCAATTTGGATAACATCATCCCACGAGTCTCTTCCATTTTCTAAAGCTTTCAATGTCAAGTAGATACAGATTATCCCGTGTTGACCCATCTTCTATGTCCCTTAAGGGCATTTGTTTCATAATTGCAGTTTCAATAAGCCGCTGTGTAAGCCCGCGCACACAGGGCATATATAATACATCATCCCACACCAGTTAGTACCCCTACCTCCAGTATTAAGGAGGGCAGTATGGAGACGATTACTCCCTCCCATTTTCCAAAGTACAACTCCAGCCACCCAGTTAGTGAGGTGCCCACCCCTCAGCCAGGGTGGAGAGGCACTGCTACACTTTTGTAATAGTTCCATCTGGGCTGGATCGTGTGGGATAAAAGTACACCAATTTCCACTTAGCATTACACAGTCTCCTCCGTTCTCTGCTCAGACCATATCTAGCGCTATTCTGTTTCCCCATGCCACGCGACTGGTGGCATCCAATTGATCAGATATCCCCTTTACAGCATCCAGGATATAATTTATGAACCATTGTTGATTGTAGTAAATATAGTTTATCCAGTCCACGTTTTTTTATGAATAGTTTCCCACCAAAAGATAGTTAACTCAAATTCTGCTGCTATCTGATTGCGTGCGTTAAATTTATTAGGTACTCCCCTTGGCACCCCAATTGAATCAATACAAATTTGGTTACATAAAGACGTTCCCAGGAACTCCCTCTTACTTCTCTTTATCCCTATTACCTTCTCCCATTCTAATTTCAAGGTGAAGGGTATGGCCAATTGAATGATTGCACAGGTACCCTTCCAGTTGGGAGGAAGAATCAGTCTCAGGATCCTGCCTCTGCTCAACCACCATAGATCCATTCGAGGTACATTCAAGGCTGAGTAgtgccctcccctctcctctgtcaCATCTCGTACCTTTATACATATTGTAGATTTCCTACATTCCTCGTGAACTATCTTCCTTTTGTCTAGAAATTCAGGCGGTGTGATTTCCTGACACAGCCGAGAATGCCAGCGGAAT
Proteins encoded:
- the LOC138751036 gene encoding uncharacterized protein, which encodes MSGFRWHSRLCQEITPPEFLDKRKIVHEECRKSTICIKVRDVTEERGGHYSALNVPRMDLWWLSRGRILRLILPPNWKGTCAIIQLAIPFTLKLEWEKLSCTTPEQHKDPVTGSTTETEPPPAPSFTRCGRRELRPHLTPSLHPECKALSRKYGHHQALLLQEDGHHCHRCYFRLIHPCFPPHRFDWPQYYRAPELIFRAPDYISNTDIYSAGCALAELLLGQLIFPWDSGVEQLVEMIKEKEQTMEMSQVSTTIWPCSEEGWTTP